One window from the genome of Streptococcus parasanguinis encodes:
- a CDS encoding cobyrinate a,c-diamide synthase: protein MKQFMLAGVSSGVGKTTVTLAVLRALTDMGYNVQPYKIGPDYIDTSYHSRITKNSSRNLDNFLIPDTDYLKWSYYRWHQNSDVAVVEGVMGLYDGLGTDKDCASSASVAKQLNLPVVLIIDGKSTSTSAAAIVHGFSSFDPAVDIVGVIVNRVASETHYQLIKGAIERYTDIEVLGYFPKNVQVELPSRHLGLIPDVEMDDLEEKFAILGEQAKKTIQFERLLEKVDRESVELSSPFKLENSTPLTIAYALDDAFHFYYEDNLDLLRSANVELIPFSPLKDERLPEANAYYFGGGYPELFAKELSDNRSFRESVLEAHQKGIPIYAECGGLMYLGKNLEIEDQFFEMVGVFDGTSVMTNGLKRFGYCFATTNEDSLFGPSGTEVRGHEFHHSIFNTSEKTVLDLRKERDGEVVSNWTGGYQKGRTFASYLHVHFYQKEQLLMSWIDYILESK, encoded by the coding sequence ATGAAGCAGTTTATGTTAGCTGGTGTATCTAGTGGTGTTGGAAAAACTACCGTAACACTGGCTGTATTAAGAGCTTTAACAGATATGGGGTACAATGTTCAGCCGTATAAAATTGGTCCTGATTATATTGATACTTCTTACCATAGTCGTATTACGAAGAACTCATCTCGTAATCTAGATAATTTTTTAATTCCTGATACGGATTATCTGAAGTGGTCTTATTATCGTTGGCATCAAAATTCTGATGTCGCAGTGGTAGAAGGGGTGATGGGACTCTATGATGGATTAGGAACAGATAAAGATTGTGCCTCTTCTGCATCTGTTGCTAAACAGCTCAATCTACCTGTTGTTTTAATTATTGATGGGAAATCAACCTCGACTTCAGCGGCAGCAATTGTCCATGGCTTTTCTTCATTTGATCCAGCGGTAGATATTGTTGGTGTCATTGTCAATCGAGTGGCTTCGGAAACCCATTATCAGCTGATTAAGGGAGCGATTGAGCGCTACACTGATATAGAAGTCCTGGGGTATTTTCCAAAAAATGTTCAGGTTGAACTACCTTCAAGGCATTTGGGATTGATTCCGGATGTGGAGATGGATGATCTTGAAGAAAAGTTTGCTATTCTTGGAGAGCAGGCTAAAAAAACCATTCAGTTTGAGCGCCTATTGGAGAAAGTTGATAGAGAATCAGTTGAACTTTCTTCTCCATTCAAGCTTGAGAATTCTACCCCATTAACCATTGCTTATGCACTGGATGATGCCTTTCATTTTTATTACGAAGATAATCTGGATTTATTAAGAAGTGCTAATGTCGAGCTCATTCCATTTAGTCCCTTAAAAGATGAACGCTTACCGGAAGCTAATGCCTATTATTTTGGTGGGGGCTATCCGGAGTTGTTTGCAAAAGAATTGTCTGACAATCGTTCCTTTAGAGAATCCGTTCTAGAAGCTCATCAAAAGGGAATCCCCATCTATGCTGAATGCGGAGGATTGATGTATCTTGGAAAAAATCTTGAGATTGAAGATCAGTTCTTTGAAATGGTTGGGGTATTTGATGGTACTAGTGTGATGACCAACGGACTAAAACGTTTTGGTTACTGTTTTGCAACCACTAATGAAGATTCTTTATTTGGTCCGTCTGGTACGGAAGTTCGAGGCCATGAGTTCCATCATTCCATCTTCAATACTTCTGAAAAAACAGTTTTAGACCTCAGAAAAGAAAGAGATGGAGAAGTGGTTTCCAATTGGACAGGGGGCTACCAGAAAGGGAGAACTTTTGCAAGTTATCTTCATGTTCATTTTTATCAAAAGGAACAACTCCTTATGAGTTGGATTGATTATATCTTGGAGTCAAAATAA
- a CDS encoding cobalt-precorrin-7 (C(5))-methyltransferase: MDVIYVIGIGPGAPSYGLLGSEEIYQKADYILGSERHLEILPAAYQEKGVVPPKKLAELAQLIESYPEDATILYLASGDPLIYGLGKWLSEKFKGRVVVQPGISSFQYLASKVFLPMNDAYLTSSHAKIPDFDFLLSLPKVFMVTDKKIGPYEIAQEVMKRGLKKVLVIGENLSYEDEKIEILAEDQVIDRQYEMNVVVILNEGFGIY; this comes from the coding sequence ATGGACGTGATCTATGTAATTGGAATAGGGCCAGGAGCCCCTTCCTATGGACTTTTGGGAAGTGAAGAGATATATCAGAAGGCAGACTATATTCTTGGAAGTGAGCGACATTTAGAAATCCTTCCAGCTGCCTATCAAGAAAAAGGAGTTGTACCTCCAAAGAAACTTGCGGAATTGGCTCAATTAATCGAGTCTTATCCAGAAGATGCAACCATTCTTTATCTAGCATCGGGCGATCCCCTAATCTATGGTTTGGGAAAATGGTTGTCTGAGAAATTTAAAGGGCGCGTGGTGGTTCAGCCAGGGATTTCTTCCTTCCAGTATCTCGCGAGCAAAGTCTTTCTCCCTATGAATGATGCCTACTTAACAAGTAGCCATGCAAAAATTCCTGATTTTGATTTTTTGCTTTCTCTACCCAAGGTATTTATGGTGACGGATAAGAAAATTGGTCCCTATGAAATAGCACAAGAAGTAATGAAACGGGGATTAAAAAAAGTCTTAGTCATCGGTGAAAATCTTAGCTATGAAGATGAAAAAATTGAAATTTTAGCAGAGGATCAAGTTATCGATCGACAATATGAAATGAATGTGGTGGTGATACTAAATGAAGGATTCGGCATTTATTAG
- a CDS encoding cobalt-precorrin-8 methylmutase → MSYIKVSNQIEEASFKKIQEIIDQEHPDIVFDNPFHEAVWKRVVFASADFDYLYNIKFSNDAIDHILDVIKNKGTIFTDTTMVLGGFNKRILDELGVAYRCLVNEPAIFEEAKAKGITRSMAAVEHAANELGPKLFVFGNAPTSIFKVLDMVEEGTLVPDAVIGVPVGFVGAAESKQKLHESPIPSIVALGSKGGSTIAAAVVNAILYQYRQEMDDYQRFVVPNN, encoded by the coding sequence ATGAGTTATATAAAAGTATCAAATCAGATTGAAGAAGCCAGCTTTAAAAAGATTCAAGAAATCATTGATCAAGAACATCCAGATATTGTTTTTGATAATCCCTTTCATGAAGCGGTTTGGAAACGAGTCGTTTTTGCGAGTGCAGATTTCGATTACCTCTACAATATCAAATTTTCAAATGATGCCATTGACCATATTTTGGATGTTATTAAAAATAAGGGAACCATTTTTACGGATACGACCATGGTTCTAGGTGGCTTTAATAAAAGAATCTTGGATGAACTTGGTGTGGCCTACAGATGTTTGGTAAATGAACCAGCAATCTTTGAAGAAGCTAAGGCAAAAGGGATTACTCGCTCCATGGCAGCGGTCGAACATGCGGCCAATGAATTGGGTCCTAAATTGTTTGTATTCGGAAACGCTCCAACTTCTATCTTTAAAGTCTTGGATATGGTAGAAGAAGGAACACTAGTCCCTGATGCTGTTATTGGTGTTCCGGTTGGCTTTGTCGGTGCGGCTGAATCAAAACAGAAGCTTCATGAGAGCCCAATTCCTTCTATTGTTGCATTGGGAAGTAAGGGAGGAAGTACGATTGCAGCAGCAGTGGTCAATGCCATCCTTTACCAGTACAGACAAGAAATGGATGATTACCAACGCTTCGTAGTCCCAAATAATTAA
- a CDS encoding cobalt-precorrin-8 methylmutase: MSYIKNPSSIEEKSFQIIQSVIDQDHPGYEFHEDMEEAIIKRAIHTTGDFDYLYTMKFINHVNERIVDVIQNKGTIIVDSSISLNGINKRVLDQMGVSYRCLINDEDVIQLAKEKNITRAMAAVEKATEIEGPKVFAFGGAPTALFHLLDLIKDKKVEVDAIIGVPVGFINVLESKEALLATDLPVMVNEGRKGGSTLVVAIINAIIYQMQTIVTEDYVRYSTALNDKKG; encoded by the coding sequence ATGTCCTATATCAAAAATCCTTCCTCAATTGAGGAAAAAAGTTTCCAGATCATTCAATCTGTGATCGATCAGGATCATCCAGGTTATGAATTCCATGAAGATATGGAAGAAGCCATTATTAAACGTGCGATTCATACCACTGGTGATTTTGACTATCTCTATACCATGAAATTTATCAACCATGTTAATGAACGTATTGTTGATGTAATTCAGAATAAAGGTACCATCATTGTTGATTCAAGTATTTCTTTAAATGGGATCAATAAACGAGTGTTGGACCAAATGGGTGTTTCCTACCGTTGCTTGATTAATGATGAAGATGTCATCCAACTTGCTAAGGAAAAAAATATCACTCGAGCTATGGCTGCTGTTGAAAAAGCAACAGAGATCGAAGGGCCTAAAGTATTTGCTTTTGGTGGAGCACCTACCGCTTTGTTCCATCTCCTTGATTTGATCAAAGATAAAAAAGTAGAGGTAGATGCGATTATCGGTGTACCCGTTGGATTTATCAATGTCTTAGAGTCAAAGGAAGCTTTATTAGCGACCGACTTGCCTGTTATGGTAAATGAAGGACGTAAAGGCGGAAGCACCCTTGTCGTAGCCATTATTAATGCAATTATCTATCAAATGCAAACGATCGTGACAGAAGACTATGTTCGTTATTCAACAGCTTTAAATGATAAAAAAGGATAA
- a CDS encoding acetaldehyde dehydrogenase (acetylating), with translation MYIEDKDLLSIQEVRHLIQRAKVAQQKLALMSQEQIDTIVKVVAKACYDQREHLAKMAAEETGFGKWQDKVLKNALASKGILEEIKDMRTVGILREDKENKVFEVGVPVGVIAGLIPSTNPTSTVIYKALIALKGGNSIVFSPHPHAAKCINETVDIIKKAAVSAGCPEGAVSVIQRASIEATNELMKHKDTNLILATGGNAMVKAAYSSGTPAIGVGPGNGPAFIEKTADVPKAVRQILDSKTFDNGVICASEQSIIVEEEMKEKVVEEFKRQGAYFVPKEDAKKLGAFIILPSGAMNPKMVGKTTQVIAKLAGISVPDDARVLIADGEGVGKQYPYSMEKLAPVLGFYTVKTWEEACELSIRILHHEGAGHTMVIHTQNENIVREFALRKPVSRILVNTPAALGGVGATTGLFPAFTLGCGAVGGSATSDNVSPLNLINIRRVAYGTSELADLRNSENQEILDCQVEKQVDEEQLVDLLVQRVLSKLTK, from the coding sequence ATGTATATTGAAGATAAAGATCTTTTATCTATTCAGGAAGTTCGCCATTTGATTCAACGGGCTAAAGTTGCTCAACAAAAACTAGCATTGATGAGTCAAGAACAAATAGATACTATTGTAAAAGTTGTAGCTAAAGCTTGTTATGATCAAAGAGAACATTTAGCCAAAATGGCCGCAGAAGAAACTGGATTTGGTAAGTGGCAAGATAAAGTTCTTAAAAATGCCCTTGCTTCAAAAGGCATCCTTGAAGAAATCAAGGATATGCGCACAGTTGGTATTTTGCGTGAAGATAAAGAGAATAAAGTTTTTGAAGTAGGTGTTCCAGTTGGGGTCATTGCTGGGTTAATTCCTTCAACCAATCCAACTTCAACAGTTATATACAAAGCACTTATCGCATTAAAAGGTGGAAACAGTATTGTCTTCTCTCCACACCCACATGCTGCAAAATGTATCAATGAAACAGTTGATATTATTAAAAAGGCAGCGGTTTCAGCAGGATGCCCAGAAGGTGCTGTCAGTGTGATTCAACGTGCTTCTATTGAAGCAACTAATGAGTTGATGAAACATAAGGATACAAACCTGATTTTAGCAACTGGTGGAAATGCGATGGTAAAAGCGGCCTATTCTTCAGGAACTCCTGCAATTGGTGTAGGACCTGGTAATGGACCAGCATTTATTGAAAAAACTGCCGATGTTCCTAAAGCTGTTCGTCAAATTCTTGATTCAAAAACATTCGATAATGGTGTGATCTGTGCTTCAGAACAATCTATCATTGTTGAAGAAGAAATGAAAGAAAAGGTTGTCGAAGAGTTTAAACGTCAAGGTGCTTACTTCGTTCCAAAAGAAGATGCGAAGAAATTAGGAGCCTTCATCATTTTACCAAGTGGAGCAATGAATCCAAAAATGGTCGGTAAGACTACTCAAGTTATCGCAAAACTCGCTGGAATCTCTGTTCCTGATGATGCACGTGTCTTGATTGCTGATGGAGAAGGGGTTGGTAAACAATATCCATACTCAATGGAAAAACTTGCACCAGTTCTTGGTTTCTACACTGTTAAAACATGGGAAGAAGCGTGTGAATTAAGTATTCGTATTCTTCACCATGAAGGTGCGGGTCATACCATGGTAATCCATACACAAAATGAAAACATCGTTCGTGAATTTGCTTTAAGAAAACCTGTTTCAAGAATTTTGGTCAACACTCCTGCAGCGCTAGGAGGAGTTGGTGCTACAACTGGCTTGTTCCCTGCCTTTACTTTAGGTTGCGGAGCTGTAGGTGGAAGTGCTACTTCTGATAATGTCAGTCCATTGAATCTGATTAATATTCGCCGTGTTGCATATGGTACATCAGAATTAGCAGATTTGAGAAATTCTGAAAACCAAGAGATTCTTGACTGTCAAGTCGAAAAGCAAGTTGATGAGGAACAATTGGTCGATCTACTTGTTCAACGTGTGTTATCAAAATTAACTAAATAA
- a CDS encoding BMC domain-containing protein, translated as MSNANALGMVETKGLVGAIEAADAMVKAANVTLIGKQQVGAGLVTVMVRGDVGAVKAATDAGAAAAETVGELVSVHVIPRPHSEVEVILPHPSAE; from the coding sequence ATGTCAAACGCAAACGCATTAGGAATGGTTGAAACAAAAGGTTTAGTAGGTGCTATCGAAGCAGCAGATGCTATGGTAAAAGCAGCGAACGTTACATTGATTGGTAAACAACAAGTCGGAGCTGGTTTGGTAACTGTAATGGTTCGTGGTGATGTAGGTGCTGTTAAAGCAGCAACAGATGCAGGTGCAGCAGCAGCTGAAACTGTAGGTGAATTGGTTTCAGTACATGTCATCCCACGTCCACATTCAGAAGTAGAAGTAATTTTACCACATCCATCAGCTGAATAA
- a CDS encoding EutN/CcmL family microcompartment protein, protein MFVGKVKGSLWATRKDEKLNGLKFLVVERQLDDHQTDPALVIAADCIGAGEGDQVLVTTGSSARVSLNRQDVPVDMVIVGIIDKVEYQLDDY, encoded by the coding sequence ATGTTTGTTGGGAAAGTGAAAGGAAGTCTATGGGCTACGAGAAAAGATGAAAAACTTAATGGATTAAAGTTTTTAGTGGTCGAACGACAACTGGATGACCATCAAACAGATCCTGCCTTAGTCATTGCTGCTGATTGTATTGGTGCTGGTGAAGGTGATCAAGTGTTGGTCACTACAGGAAGTTCAGCTCGTGTGAGTTTGAATAGACAGGATGTCCCAGTAGATATGGTCATAGTAGGTATCATTGATAAAGTTGAGTATCAACTGGATGATTATTGA
- a CDS encoding BMC domain-containing protein, translating into MSNANALGMVETKGLVGAIEAADAMVKAANVTLIGKQQVGAGLVTVMVRGDVGAVKAATDAGAAAAETVGELISVHVIPRPHSEVEVILPHKE; encoded by the coding sequence ATGTCAAACGCAAACGCATTAGGAATGGTTGAAACAAAAGGTTTAGTAGGTGCTATCGAAGCAGCAGATGCTATGGTAAAAGCAGCGAACGTTACATTGATTGGTAAACAACAAGTCGGAGCTGGTTTGGTAACTGTAATGGTTCGTGGTGATGTAGGTGCTGTTAAAGCTGCAACAGATGCAGGTGCAGCAGCAGCTGAAACTGTAGGTGAATTGATTTCAGTACATGTCATCCCACGTCCACATTCAGAAGTAGAAGTAATCCTACCTCATAAAGAGTAG
- the cbiB gene encoding adenosylcobinamide-phosphate synthase CbiB: MIIIAIFIALLLDWLIGDPYSWPHPVKLIGNFIYACLRMENLKTRYPFLFGIFLWICTVSLTVSITYGILWGASQLHPILYWILWIYLAYTCLATRSLAFEALKVYKAIQSGSIEKARYQVGMIVGRETDQLTIPEICNATIETVAENASDGVIGPLLCLFIGGPVLAMGYKAINTLDSMVGYKTAKYRKIGYVSAKIDDLVNLIPARLTWLFMMASARVLQLDFENALKIGWRDRYQHASPNSAFPESVVAGALGIQLGGAHIYHGELITKPTIGDPSRSVEPDDILTSISMLYMTTTISVFVLSIIYFIVAIY, encoded by the coding sequence ATGATAATTATTGCAATTTTTATCGCTCTTCTTCTTGATTGGTTAATTGGAGATCCCTATTCGTGGCCACACCCGGTCAAACTAATTGGAAATTTCATTTATGCTTGTTTACGGATGGAAAACTTAAAAACGAGATATCCTTTTCTGTTCGGAATATTCCTTTGGATATGCACCGTTTCTTTGACAGTTTCCATCACGTATGGAATCTTGTGGGGTGCTAGTCAGCTTCACCCGATTCTTTATTGGATTTTGTGGATTTATTTAGCCTACACCTGTTTAGCAACTCGCTCTCTGGCTTTTGAAGCTCTCAAAGTATACAAAGCCATTCAGTCTGGTTCCATTGAGAAGGCTAGGTATCAAGTGGGAATGATCGTTGGGAGAGAAACAGATCAGCTTACCATACCTGAAATTTGTAATGCGACCATTGAAACCGTCGCAGAAAATGCAAGTGATGGAGTGATCGGCCCCTTATTATGCTTATTTATTGGCGGTCCCGTATTAGCAATGGGATACAAAGCCATTAATACACTAGATTCAATGGTCGGTTATAAAACAGCCAAATACCGTAAGATTGGATATGTTTCGGCTAAAATAGATGATTTGGTCAATCTCATTCCTGCCCGTTTAACTTGGTTGTTTATGATGGCAAGTGCCAGAGTCCTGCAATTGGATTTCGAAAATGCCTTAAAAATAGGTTGGAGAGATCGCTATCAACACGCGAGTCCAAATAGTGCTTTTCCTGAGTCGGTCGTGGCAGGTGCCCTGGGGATTCAATTAGGTGGAGCTCATATCTATCATGGTGAGTTGATTACAAAACCAACTATTGGTGATCCTTCAAGAAGTGTAGAGCCAGATGATATTTTAACATCCATTTCTATGCTCTATATGACAACGACGATTTCAGTTTTCGTTTTGTCGATCATTTATTTCATTGTTGCAATTTATTAA
- a CDS encoding ethanolamine utilization protein EutH: MSINEIIIYIMVLFMLVGAIDKCIGGKLGLSEQFEEGIMAMGALALSMAGIMVVAPLLADLLKPIIVPLYGLVGADPSIFATTFIANDMGGAPLALSLAQDKAVGDFAAYVLGSMMGPTIVFTIPVALGIIEKSDRPFLARGILYGLVTVPVGCLVGGLLVPGLSFGTLLINLIPIVIVSALIFIGLLLIPNGMIKGFEIFGQIIVVIATLGLAFGAAQLLTGNKWLLELYPKGAETLQEAFVVVGSIAVTLAGAFGLVAVFTKVANKPLSAIGKSLGMNEVGAAGLVASLANNIAMFQMLKDMDKRGKILNIAFAVSASFVIGDHLGFTAGQAPKMIVPMMIGKFVGGVTAVLLAYFLTKKEA, translated from the coding sequence ATGAGTATAAATGAAATTATCATTTACATTATGGTTCTCTTTATGCTTGTTGGTGCAATTGATAAATGTATCGGCGGGAAATTGGGCCTTAGTGAGCAGTTTGAAGAGGGAATTATGGCTATGGGAGCGCTAGCGCTTTCTATGGCTGGGATTATGGTTGTAGCTCCATTGTTAGCTGATTTATTAAAACCTATCATTGTTCCTCTTTATGGTTTGGTTGGTGCGGATCCTTCGATTTTTGCAACAACATTTATCGCGAATGATATGGGTGGAGCACCTTTAGCCTTGAGCTTAGCCCAAGATAAAGCTGTTGGTGATTTTGCTGCCTACGTTTTAGGTTCTATGATGGGACCAACGATCGTGTTCACGATCCCTGTTGCCTTAGGTATTATCGAAAAATCAGATCGTCCTTTCTTGGCTCGTGGTATTTTGTACGGTTTGGTAACTGTGCCTGTCGGATGTTTAGTTGGTGGATTGCTTGTTCCAGGTCTATCATTTGGTACTTTATTAATCAACTTGATCCCTATTGTCATTGTATCTGCCCTTATTTTCATAGGATTGCTTCTTATTCCAAATGGAATGATTAAAGGATTTGAAATCTTTGGTCAAATCATTGTTGTGATCGCAACCTTAGGTTTGGCGTTTGGTGCAGCACAACTCTTGACTGGTAATAAATGGTTGCTTGAACTTTATCCAAAAGGTGCAGAAACCCTTCAAGAAGCATTTGTCGTTGTTGGTTCAATCGCAGTAACCTTGGCTGGTGCTTTTGGTTTAGTTGCTGTCTTTACTAAAGTAGCCAACAAACCTCTTTCAGCAATTGGTAAATCATTGGGAATGAACGAAGTAGGAGCTGCTGGTTTGGTTGCTTCTTTGGCAAACAATATTGCTATGTTCCAAATGTTAAAAGATATGGACAAACGTGGTAAGATCTTGAATATTGCCTTTGCTGTATCTGCTTCATTCGTTATCGGGGACCACTTAGGATTTACTGCTGGACAAGCTCCTAAGATGATTGTTCCAATGATGATTGGTAAGTTTGTTGGTGGGGTTACTGCCGTATTACTTGCCTACTTCTTGACTAAGAAAGAAGCCTAA
- the cbiD gene encoding cobalt-precorrin-5B (C(1))-methyltransferase CbiD, with protein sequence MDEYAYVNGKKLRKGFTTGTCATAATAAAISMILNQDIEEKVTVFTANGVEVTMDIKDPSFGELTASAAVEKDGGDDADATHGLLIYSTVTLIPDSNDIEIDGGEGVGRVTQKGLKCDVGMAAINPTPRAMIEKTARQLLGPNCGAKIIISVPGGEETAKLTYNSRLGIVGGISILGTTGIVNPMSEESWKASITIELTMLYNQGYRSVVLAPGNYGEDFATNVLGIPPHRIVNMSNFVGHVLKEVQRIGFTRVLMVGHMGKFVKVAGGIFSTHSKDSDARMEIIMANLALLGAPVELLEKVDQCITTDAAGTLIEEYHYEEVYQVLVDKMKFRSERLLRNRKPEVSIDVVTFGTEAGYLASTQTLEEIAEEWT encoded by the coding sequence ATGGATGAGTACGCATATGTCAATGGAAAAAAACTAAGAAAAGGGTTCACTACTGGAACTTGTGCGACAGCTGCGACAGCCGCAGCGATTAGCATGATTCTCAATCAAGATATCGAAGAAAAAGTTACAGTTTTTACGGCTAATGGTGTCGAAGTAACGATGGATATCAAAGATCCTTCTTTTGGTGAACTGACTGCTAGTGCCGCTGTCGAAAAGGATGGTGGTGATGATGCAGATGCGACGCACGGACTCCTGATTTATTCGACAGTGACTCTCATACCAGATTCAAACGACATTGAGATCGATGGAGGAGAAGGTGTTGGTCGCGTCACACAAAAAGGGCTGAAATGCGATGTTGGAATGGCCGCAATCAACCCAACTCCTCGGGCTATGATTGAAAAAACAGCCCGACAATTACTGGGGCCAAACTGCGGAGCGAAGATTATTATTTCAGTACCGGGTGGGGAAGAAACAGCCAAGTTGACCTATAATTCACGCTTAGGAATTGTAGGTGGGATCTCCATTTTGGGGACGACAGGAATTGTCAATCCTATGTCAGAAGAGAGTTGGAAAGCTTCTATTACGATTGAATTAACCATGTTATACAATCAAGGGTATCGTTCAGTAGTTTTAGCTCCTGGTAATTATGGCGAAGACTTTGCAACCAATGTACTGGGGATTCCACCTCATCGGATTGTGAATATGAGTAACTTTGTCGGTCATGTCCTAAAAGAAGTTCAGCGGATCGGATTTACTCGTGTTCTGATGGTTGGGCATATGGGTAAATTTGTCAAGGTGGCTGGTGGGATCTTCTCAACCCATAGTAAAGACTCAGATGCACGAATGGAAATCATCATGGCCAATCTAGCCTTACTGGGTGCTCCAGTTGAACTGCTTGAGAAAGTGGATCAGTGTATTACAACAGATGCAGCTGGTACTTTGATTGAGGAGTATCACTACGAAGAAGTTTATCAAGTGTTAGTAGACAAGATGAAATTCCGTTCGGAACGTTTGCTGCGGAATCGGAAGCCGGAAGTCAGCATTGATGTAGTAACCTTTGGGACAGAAGCTGGGTATTTGGCTTCAACCCAAACATTAGAAGAAATAGCGGAGGAATGGACGTGA
- a CDS encoding cupin domain-containing protein: MDYNRTDIESLVRKILLEELAGKGSAKRVSKAGVASISLPSLDVRPEDRLDTGNPEHQVYTRDLLTLEESPRLGLGLMTMDKTTFPWHLDYDEVDYVIEGRLDVISGDEVMSAGPGEIIFIPKGSDIQFSVKDKARFIYVTYPADWQG, translated from the coding sequence ATGGATTATAATCGTACAGATATTGAATCTTTAGTTCGCAAAATTCTTCTAGAAGAATTGGCAGGTAAAGGTTCTGCTAAACGTGTTAGTAAAGCTGGTGTAGCCTCTATTTCACTACCAAGCTTAGATGTTCGTCCTGAAGATCGTTTGGACACAGGAAATCCTGAACATCAAGTCTATACACGTGATCTTTTGACTCTTGAAGAAAGTCCTCGACTTGGCTTAGGTTTGATGACAATGGATAAGACAACATTCCCTTGGCATTTAGACTATGATGAAGTTGACTATGTGATCGAAGGTCGTTTGGATGTTATCTCTGGTGATGAAGTGATGAGTGCTGGTCCAGGTGAAATCATCTTTATTCCAAAGGGAAGCGATATTCAATTCTCTGTTAAAGATAAAGCACGCTTTATTTATGTGACTTATCCAGCAGATTGGCAAGGATAA
- the eutD gene encoding ethanolamine utilization phosphate acetyltransferase EutD, which translates to MSFENLIDKVIDRIQNELDGSFEVEASGRHVHLSRKELDALFGTGYELTKAKDLSQPGQYASKERLTVVGPKGAFHSVVILGPVRKESQVEVSLTDCLQLGVKAPIRESGDIEGTPGIVLVNGDKSVSLDKGLIVAKRHVHMTPEDAEKLGVKNHDIVKVKVEGARPLIFDDVVIRVSPKFATYMHIDYDEANACGFSKGIRGRIIKD; encoded by the coding sequence ATGTCATTTGAAAATTTAATTGATAAAGTTATTGATAGGATTCAAAATGAATTAGATGGCTCATTTGAAGTGGAAGCTAGTGGGAGACATGTGCATTTAAGTCGTAAAGAATTAGATGCGCTGTTTGGGACTGGATATGAATTGACAAAGGCTAAAGATTTATCTCAGCCTGGACAATATGCTTCAAAAGAACGGTTGACTGTAGTAGGTCCTAAAGGAGCTTTTCATAGTGTCGTTATTTTGGGACCTGTTAGAAAAGAGTCTCAAGTAGAGGTATCACTTACAGACTGCTTACAACTAGGAGTCAAAGCTCCTATTCGTGAAAGTGGTGATATTGAAGGTACTCCAGGTATTGTATTAGTGAATGGTGACAAGTCGGTTTCCTTGGATAAAGGTTTAATTGTAGCAAAACGCCATGTTCATATGACGCCTGAAGATGCAGAAAAACTGGGTGTGAAAAATCATGATATTGTTAAAGTGAAGGTAGAAGGTGCAAGACCATTAATCTTTGACGATGTTGTGATTCGTGTCAGTCCTAAATTTGCAACTTATATGCATATTGATTACGATGAAGCCAATGCTTGTGGCTTTAGTAAAGGAATCCGTGGTCGGATTATTAAAGACTAG